The Strigops habroptila isolate Jane chromosome 8, bStrHab1.2.pri, whole genome shotgun sequence genome includes a window with the following:
- the DIPK2A gene encoding divergent protein kinase domain 2A isoform X3: MLRLVSLKLGRLYRYVKLAVLGSLAAALVLNTHSLLASLQRNELSERRFLQLNKCPACWGTSWCRKFLNGQLRLESWGRLRLFDFFNVKNVYFARYGEPREGSRRVVLKRLGSAQELADIDTKICRRATGRGRCDLLQALHATEFASLNGDVRLLTPDAVEGWSDLVHCPSQRLLDRLVRRYAETKDSGSFLLRNLKDSERMQLLITLAFNPEPLVLQSFPSDEGWPFAKYLGACGRMVAVNYVGEELWSYFNAPWEKRVDLAWQLMEIAEQLTNNDFEFALYLLDVSFDNFAVGPRDGKVIIVDAENVLVADKRLIRQNKPENWDVWYESKFDDCDKEACLSFSKEILCARVTVDHNYYAICQNLLSRHATWRGTSGGLLHDPPAEIAKDGRLEALLDECANPKKRYGRFQAAKELREYLAQLSNNVSSQSIA, from the exons ATGCTGCGGCTGGTGTCGCTGAAGTTGGGGCGGCTGTACCGCTACGTGAAGCTGGCGGTGCTGGGCAGCCTGGCGGCGGCGCTGGTGCTGAACACGCACTCGCTGCTGGCCTCGCTGCAGCGCAACGAGCTGTCGGAGCGGCGCTTCTTGCAGCTCAATAAGTGCCCGGCCTGCTGGGGCACCAGCTGGTGCCGCAAGTTCCTCAACGGGCAGCTGCGGCTGGAGAGCTGGGGCCGCCTGCGCCTCTTCGACTTCTTCAACGTCAAGAACGTCTACTTCGCGCGGTACGGGGAGCCCCGCGAGGGCAGCCGCCGCGTCGTCCTCAAGCGCCTGGGCTCCGCGCAGGAGCTCGCCGACATCGACACCAAGATCTGCCGCCGCGCCACCGGCAGGGGCCGCTGCGACCTCCTCCAGGCCCTGCACGCCACCGAGTTCGCTAGCCTCAACGGCGACGTGCGGCTCCTCACCCCCGACGCCGTGGAGGGCTGGTCGGACCTGGTGCACTGCCCCTCGCAGCGCCTGCTCGACCGCCTGGTCCGCCGCTACGCCGAGACCAAGGACTCAGGCAGCTTCCTGCTGCGCAACCTGAAGGACTCGGAGCGCATGCAGCTCCTCATCACCCTCGCCTTCAACCCCGAGCCGCTGGTCCTTCAG AGCTTTCCATCTGATGAGGGTTGGCCGTTTGCAAAGTACTTAGGAGCATGCGGAAGAATGGTGGCTGTCAATTACGTTGGAGAAGAACTGTGGAGTTACTTTAATGCACCATGGGAGAAACGAGTGGATCTGGCCTGGCAATTAATGGAAATAGCTGAGCAGCTAACAAATAATGACTTTGAATTTGCGCTCTACCTCCTTGATGTCAGCTTTGACAACTTTGCAGTTGGACCAAGAGATGGGAAAGTTATCATTGTAGATGCAGAAAACGTTCTGGTAGCAGACAAAAGGTTAATCAGACAGA ATAAACCTGAAAACTGGGATGTATGGTATGAAAGCAAATTTGATGACTGTGATAAAGAAGCTTGTCTGTCCTTCTCAAAAGAGATTCTTTGTGCTCGTGTCACTGTGGACCACAATTATTATGCTATTTGTCAGAACCTTTTATCAAGACATGCCACGTGGCGTGGCACTTCTGGAGGACTACTTCATGACCCGCCAGCTGAAATTGCCAAAGATGGCCGACTTGAGGCCTTGCTGGATGAGTGTGCCAACCCAAAGAAGCGATATGGTAGATTCCAAGCTGCGAAAGAACTGCGAGAATACCTTGCACAATTGAGTAACAATGTGAG
- the DIPK2A gene encoding divergent protein kinase domain 2A isoform X4, whose protein sequence is MLRLVSLKLGRLYRYVKLAVLGSLAAALVLNTHSLLASLQRNELSERRFLQLNKCPACWGTSWCRKFLNGQLRLESWGRLRLFDFFNVKNVYFARYGEPREGSRRVVLKRLGSAQELADIDTKICRRATGRGRCDLLQALHATEFASLNGDVRLLTPDAVEGWSDLVHCPSQRLLDRLVRRYAETKDSGSFLLRNLKDSERMQLLITLAFNPEPLVLQSFPSDEGWPFAKYLGACGRMVAVNYVGEELWSYFNAPWEKRVDLAWQLMEIAEQLTNNDFEFALYLLDVSFDNFAVGPRDGKVIIVDAENVLVADKRLIRQNKPENWDVWYESKFDDCDKEACLSFSKEILCARVTVDHNYYAICQNLLSRHATWRGTSGGLLHDPPAEIAKDGRLEALLDECANPKKRYGRFQAAKELREYLAQLSNNVR, encoded by the exons ATGCTGCGGCTGGTGTCGCTGAAGTTGGGGCGGCTGTACCGCTACGTGAAGCTGGCGGTGCTGGGCAGCCTGGCGGCGGCGCTGGTGCTGAACACGCACTCGCTGCTGGCCTCGCTGCAGCGCAACGAGCTGTCGGAGCGGCGCTTCTTGCAGCTCAATAAGTGCCCGGCCTGCTGGGGCACCAGCTGGTGCCGCAAGTTCCTCAACGGGCAGCTGCGGCTGGAGAGCTGGGGCCGCCTGCGCCTCTTCGACTTCTTCAACGTCAAGAACGTCTACTTCGCGCGGTACGGGGAGCCCCGCGAGGGCAGCCGCCGCGTCGTCCTCAAGCGCCTGGGCTCCGCGCAGGAGCTCGCCGACATCGACACCAAGATCTGCCGCCGCGCCACCGGCAGGGGCCGCTGCGACCTCCTCCAGGCCCTGCACGCCACCGAGTTCGCTAGCCTCAACGGCGACGTGCGGCTCCTCACCCCCGACGCCGTGGAGGGCTGGTCGGACCTGGTGCACTGCCCCTCGCAGCGCCTGCTCGACCGCCTGGTCCGCCGCTACGCCGAGACCAAGGACTCAGGCAGCTTCCTGCTGCGCAACCTGAAGGACTCGGAGCGCATGCAGCTCCTCATCACCCTCGCCTTCAACCCCGAGCCGCTGGTCCTTCAG AGCTTTCCATCTGATGAGGGTTGGCCGTTTGCAAAGTACTTAGGAGCATGCGGAAGAATGGTGGCTGTCAATTACGTTGGAGAAGAACTGTGGAGTTACTTTAATGCACCATGGGAGAAACGAGTGGATCTGGCCTGGCAATTAATGGAAATAGCTGAGCAGCTAACAAATAATGACTTTGAATTTGCGCTCTACCTCCTTGATGTCAGCTTTGACAACTTTGCAGTTGGACCAAGAGATGGGAAAGTTATCATTGTAGATGCAGAAAACGTTCTGGTAGCAGACAAAAGGTTAATCAGACAGA ATAAACCTGAAAACTGGGATGTATGGTATGAAAGCAAATTTGATGACTGTGATAAAGAAGCTTGTCTGTCCTTCTCAAAAGAGATTCTTTGTGCTCGTGTCACTGTGGACCACAATTATTATGCTATTTGTCAGAACCTTTTATCAAGACATGCCACGTGGCGTGGCACTTCTGGAGGACTACTTCATGACCCGCCAGCTGAAATTGCCAAAGATGGCCGACTTGAGGCCTTGCTGGATGAGTGTGCCAACCCAAAGAAGCGATATGGTAGATTCCAAGCTGCGAAAGAACTGCGAGAATACCTTGCACAATTGAGTAACAATGTGAGGTAG
- the DIPK2A gene encoding divergent protein kinase domain 2A isoform X1 translates to MLRLVSLKLGRLYRYVKLAVLGSLAAALVLNTHSLLASLQRNELSERRFLQLNKCPACWGTSWCRKFLNGQLRLESWGRLRLFDFFNVKNVYFARYGEPREGSRRVVLKRLGSAQELADIDTKICRRATGRGRCDLLQALHATEFASLNGDVRLLTPDAVEGWSDLVHCPSQRLLDRLVRRYAETKDSGSFLLRNLKDSERMQLLITLAFNPEPLVLQSFPSDEGWPFAKYLGACGRMVAVNYVGEELWSYFNAPWEKRVDLAWQLMEIAEQLTNNDFEFALYLLDVSFDNFAVGPRDGKVIIVDAENVLVADKRLIRQISLYFTDKPENWDVWYESKFDDCDKEACLSFSKEILCARVTVDHNYYAICQNLLSRHATWRGTSGGLLHDPPAEIAKDGRLEALLDECANPKKRYGRFQAAKELREYLAQLSNNVSSQSIA, encoded by the exons ATGCTGCGGCTGGTGTCGCTGAAGTTGGGGCGGCTGTACCGCTACGTGAAGCTGGCGGTGCTGGGCAGCCTGGCGGCGGCGCTGGTGCTGAACACGCACTCGCTGCTGGCCTCGCTGCAGCGCAACGAGCTGTCGGAGCGGCGCTTCTTGCAGCTCAATAAGTGCCCGGCCTGCTGGGGCACCAGCTGGTGCCGCAAGTTCCTCAACGGGCAGCTGCGGCTGGAGAGCTGGGGCCGCCTGCGCCTCTTCGACTTCTTCAACGTCAAGAACGTCTACTTCGCGCGGTACGGGGAGCCCCGCGAGGGCAGCCGCCGCGTCGTCCTCAAGCGCCTGGGCTCCGCGCAGGAGCTCGCCGACATCGACACCAAGATCTGCCGCCGCGCCACCGGCAGGGGCCGCTGCGACCTCCTCCAGGCCCTGCACGCCACCGAGTTCGCTAGCCTCAACGGCGACGTGCGGCTCCTCACCCCCGACGCCGTGGAGGGCTGGTCGGACCTGGTGCACTGCCCCTCGCAGCGCCTGCTCGACCGCCTGGTCCGCCGCTACGCCGAGACCAAGGACTCAGGCAGCTTCCTGCTGCGCAACCTGAAGGACTCGGAGCGCATGCAGCTCCTCATCACCCTCGCCTTCAACCCCGAGCCGCTGGTCCTTCAG AGCTTTCCATCTGATGAGGGTTGGCCGTTTGCAAAGTACTTAGGAGCATGCGGAAGAATGGTGGCTGTCAATTACGTTGGAGAAGAACTGTGGAGTTACTTTAATGCACCATGGGAGAAACGAGTGGATCTGGCCTGGCAATTAATGGAAATAGCTGAGCAGCTAACAAATAATGACTTTGAATTTGCGCTCTACCTCCTTGATGTCAGCTTTGACAACTTTGCAGTTGGACCAAGAGATGGGAAAGTTATCATTGTAGATGCAGAAAACGTTCTGGTAGCAGACAAAAGGTTAATCAGACAGA tctcCTTATATTTCACAGATAAACCTGAAAACTGGGATGTATGGTATGAAAGCAAATTTGATGACTGTGATAAAGAAGCTTGTCTGTCCTTCTCAAAAGAGATTCTTTGTGCTCGTGTCACTGTGGACCACAATTATTATGCTATTTGTCAGAACCTTTTATCAAGACATGCCACGTGGCGTGGCACTTCTGGAGGACTACTTCATGACCCGCCAGCTGAAATTGCCAAAGATGGCCGACTTGAGGCCTTGCTGGATGAGTGTGCCAACCCAAAGAAGCGATATGGTAGATTCCAAGCTGCGAAAGAACTGCGAGAATACCTTGCACAATTGAGTAACAATGTGAG
- the DIPK2A gene encoding divergent protein kinase domain 2A isoform X2 — translation MLRLVSLKLGRLYRYVKLAVLGSLAAALVLNTHSLLASLQRNELSERRFLQLNKCPACWGTSWCRKFLNGQLRLESWGRLRLFDFFNVKNVYFARYGEPREGSRRVVLKRLGSAQELADIDTKICRRATGRGRCDLLQALHATEFASLNGDVRLLTPDAVEGWSDLVHCPSQRLLDRLVRRYAETKDSGSFLLRNLKDSERMQLLITLAFNPEPLVLQSFPSDEGWPFAKYLGACGRMVAVNYVGEELWSYFNAPWEKRVDLAWQLMEIAEQLTNNDFEFALYLLDVSFDNFAVGPRDGKVIIVDAENVLVADKRLIRQISLYFTDKPENWDVWYESKFDDCDKEACLSFSKEILCARVTVDHNYYAICQNLLSRHATWRGTSGGLLHDPPAEIAKDGRLEALLDECANPKKRYGRFQAAKELREYLAQLSNNVR, via the exons ATGCTGCGGCTGGTGTCGCTGAAGTTGGGGCGGCTGTACCGCTACGTGAAGCTGGCGGTGCTGGGCAGCCTGGCGGCGGCGCTGGTGCTGAACACGCACTCGCTGCTGGCCTCGCTGCAGCGCAACGAGCTGTCGGAGCGGCGCTTCTTGCAGCTCAATAAGTGCCCGGCCTGCTGGGGCACCAGCTGGTGCCGCAAGTTCCTCAACGGGCAGCTGCGGCTGGAGAGCTGGGGCCGCCTGCGCCTCTTCGACTTCTTCAACGTCAAGAACGTCTACTTCGCGCGGTACGGGGAGCCCCGCGAGGGCAGCCGCCGCGTCGTCCTCAAGCGCCTGGGCTCCGCGCAGGAGCTCGCCGACATCGACACCAAGATCTGCCGCCGCGCCACCGGCAGGGGCCGCTGCGACCTCCTCCAGGCCCTGCACGCCACCGAGTTCGCTAGCCTCAACGGCGACGTGCGGCTCCTCACCCCCGACGCCGTGGAGGGCTGGTCGGACCTGGTGCACTGCCCCTCGCAGCGCCTGCTCGACCGCCTGGTCCGCCGCTACGCCGAGACCAAGGACTCAGGCAGCTTCCTGCTGCGCAACCTGAAGGACTCGGAGCGCATGCAGCTCCTCATCACCCTCGCCTTCAACCCCGAGCCGCTGGTCCTTCAG AGCTTTCCATCTGATGAGGGTTGGCCGTTTGCAAAGTACTTAGGAGCATGCGGAAGAATGGTGGCTGTCAATTACGTTGGAGAAGAACTGTGGAGTTACTTTAATGCACCATGGGAGAAACGAGTGGATCTGGCCTGGCAATTAATGGAAATAGCTGAGCAGCTAACAAATAATGACTTTGAATTTGCGCTCTACCTCCTTGATGTCAGCTTTGACAACTTTGCAGTTGGACCAAGAGATGGGAAAGTTATCATTGTAGATGCAGAAAACGTTCTGGTAGCAGACAAAAGGTTAATCAGACAGA tctcCTTATATTTCACAGATAAACCTGAAAACTGGGATGTATGGTATGAAAGCAAATTTGATGACTGTGATAAAGAAGCTTGTCTGTCCTTCTCAAAAGAGATTCTTTGTGCTCGTGTCACTGTGGACCACAATTATTATGCTATTTGTCAGAACCTTTTATCAAGACATGCCACGTGGCGTGGCACTTCTGGAGGACTACTTCATGACCCGCCAGCTGAAATTGCCAAAGATGGCCGACTTGAGGCCTTGCTGGATGAGTGTGCCAACCCAAAGAAGCGATATGGTAGATTCCAAGCTGCGAAAGAACTGCGAGAATACCTTGCACAATTGAGTAACAATGTGAGGTAG